Proteins from a single region of Acidianus ambivalens:
- the trxB gene encoding thioredoxin-disulfide reductase, giving the protein MSLLPKTADIKPGEKFDVIIIGIGPAAYGAALYAGRYMLKTLVIGETPGGQLTEAGEVDDYLGLIGIQAQDMIKIFNAHIEKYNIPVILDTVESFRREGDEYVVKTKRKGEFRATTLIVAVGVKRRKLNVPGEAEFTGRGVSYCSICDAPLFRKKVVAVVGGGDSALEGAELLSRYATKVYLIHRRDQFRAQPYYVELVKQKQNVEFILNSVVKEIKGEKIVKSIVVENLVTKEVKEIPVNGVFVEIGFEPPSDFARANNLEVDSHGYIKVDEWMRTNLPGVFAAGDCTGMWLGFRQIITATAQGAVAAHSVFTYLNEKKGKK; this is encoded by the coding sequence ATGAGTCTACTTCCCAAAACTGCGGATATAAAACCTGGCGAAAAATTTGACGTGATAATAATTGGAATAGGACCAGCAGCTTACGGTGCAGCCTTATATGCAGGAAGGTACATGTTAAAAACTCTAGTTATAGGAGAAACTCCAGGAGGTCAATTAACTGAAGCAGGCGAAGTTGATGATTATCTAGGGTTAATAGGAATACAAGCTCAGGACATGATAAAAATTTTTAATGCACATATCGAAAAATATAATATTCCAGTAATTTTAGATACTGTAGAAAGTTTTAGAAGAGAAGGGGATGAATACGTTGTAAAAACTAAAAGAAAAGGAGAATTTAGAGCAACAACATTAATTGTCGCTGTAGGAGTAAAAAGAAGGAAATTAAATGTCCCTGGAGAGGCAGAATTCACTGGTAGAGGAGTATCTTATTGTTCAATTTGTGACGCACCATTATTTAGGAAAAAGGTTGTTGCAGTAGTAGGTGGAGGAGACTCTGCTTTAGAAGGAGCAGAATTATTATCAAGATATGCCACTAAGGTATACTTAATACACAGGAGGGATCAATTCAGAGCTCAACCATACTATGTAGAATTAGTAAAGCAAAAGCAAAATGTAGAATTTATCTTAAACTCTGTAGTGAAAGAAATAAAGGGAGAAAAAATAGTAAAGAGCATTGTTGTTGAAAACCTTGTCACAAAGGAGGTAAAAGAGATTCCAGTTAATGGCGTTTTCGTTGAAATAGGGTTTGAGCCTCCATCCGATTTTGCAAGAGCTAATAATCTAGAAGTGGACAGTCATGGTTACATAAAGGTTGACGAATGGATGAGAACCAACTTGCCTGGAGTATTTGCAGCAGGAGACTGCACTGGAATGTGGTTAGGTTTTAGACAAATAATTACTGCTACCGCACAAGGAGCAGTAGCTGCTCATAGTGTGTTCACTTACCTAAACGAGAAGAAGGGGAAAAAGTGA
- a CDS encoding inositol monophosphatase family protein — protein sequence MINTLRKIGEEATKYLRELHEKKGIDEIIGYHQGDTTRRVDKFSEQYIFDLLDHSGYKFSFVSEESGSIFRENYEYIAVIDPLDGSTNYITGIPWSSVSIAVYKKIEEEKFLPYAGIVAEVFGNNIYSYDENGAYINNIKVDKRKPTDKIVLPYYNKDKINEAYSIISKLGNGIKIRTLGSASLDMILVCTGRAYLYFDIRGKLRNVDIASSKGFCEKLGIRSLDLKGREVTFSLKYVDVIPEIIVTSDSELQNSFSSYS from the coding sequence TTGATTAACACATTAAGGAAAATTGGAGAAGAAGCTACAAAATACTTGAGAGAATTACACGAAAAGAAGGGCATTGACGAAATAATAGGATATCATCAAGGAGATACTACTAGAAGAGTTGATAAATTTTCAGAGCAATATATTTTTGATCTTCTAGATCATTCTGGCTATAAATTCTCCTTTGTTTCTGAAGAGTCTGGAAGTATATTTAGGGAAAACTATGAATATATAGCGGTAATTGACCCATTAGATGGAAGCACTAACTACATAACCGGAATACCTTGGTCGTCAGTTTCAATAGCCGTATATAAAAAAATTGAAGAAGAAAAATTTTTACCTTATGCTGGAATAGTTGCTGAAGTTTTTGGTAACAATATTTACTCATATGATGAAAACGGAGCATATATAAACAATATAAAGGTAGATAAGAGAAAACCTACTGACAAGATAGTACTACCCTATTATAATAAAGACAAAATAAATGAGGCATATTCGATAATTTCAAAACTAGGTAACGGAATAAAAATAAGAACATTAGGTTCTGCTTCACTTGATATGATACTCGTCTGTACTGGAAGAGCGTATCTCTATTTTGATATAAGGGGCAAACTAAGAAACGTTGATATTGCTTCATCAAAAGGATTTTGTGAAAAACTTGGAATAAGATCTCTAGATTTAAAAGGAAGAGAAGTGACGTTTAGCTTAAAATACGTTGACGTCATTCCAGAAATAATAGTTACTTCTGATTCTGAGCTCCAGAATTCTTTTTCTTCCTATTCTTAA